From Mycobacterium colombiense CECT 3035:
AGGCCGACGAAAGCCATGATCCGGTCACCGACCCGGGTGGCGATCCAACCGCCCAAGACCGCCCCGATCGGCAGCGCGATCAGGAACCACAACAGCAGGCCGGCGGCCTGCGTCTCGTCCATCTGCAGCACGCCCTGGCCGAACAGCTCCACGTCGACCAGCGTCACCATCAGCGCGGCACCGGCGAACAACGAGGCGCCCAGCGCGGCCAGGAACGGGCGGAAGTGCACGCCCGCCGGTTCGATCAGCCGGGTGCGCGCGAAGCGCTCCCAGATCAGGAACAGCGCCGCGACCACGACCGCGCCGATGACCAGCGGCAACCCGTAGCTCGGCAGGATCTGCTTGCCGTCGGGTTGCGGGTTGTACAGACCGATCACCGCGAGGCCCAGGGCGACCGCCAGCAGCACGCCGCCGACCAGGTCGACCTTCTCGGGCCTCTCCACCCGTTCGTGCGAGGGCAGGCTGAACTGGATCATCACCATCGCGATGAGGGTCAGCGGGACGTTGATCCAGAACACGTAGCGCCAGTCGTGGGTGAGGAAGACGATGAAGATCCCGTACAGCGGGCCCAGCACGCTGCCGAGTTCCTGCGCGGCACCGATGCCGCCCAGCACGCCGGCGCGGTTGCGCTGCGCCCACAGATCGGCGCCCAGCGCGAGGGTGACCGGCAACAGGGCGCCGCTGGCCACACCCTGGATGGTGCGGCCGCCGACCAGCAGGTGGAAATCGCCCCAGTGACCGGCCAGCGCGGTGACCACCGAGCCGACGATGAACAGCGCCAGGCTGACCTGCAGCACCAGCTTGCGGCCGAACCGGTCGGACGCGCGGCCCAGCAGCGGCATGGCGGCGATGTAGCCCAGCAGGTACATCGTGATGATCCAGGTGATGCGCTGCAGCTGGTTAATCGGGATGTGAAC
This genomic window contains:
- a CDS encoding MFS transporter encodes the protein MTAETAAPAGHQTGRRVAISAGSLAVLLGALDAYVVVTIMRDIMTDVHIPINQLQRITWIITMYLLGYIAAMPLLGRASDRFGRKLVLQVSLALFIVGSVVTALAGHWGDFHLLVGGRTIQGVASGALLPVTLALGADLWAQRNRAGVLGGIGAAQELGSVLGPLYGIFIVFLTHDWRYVFWINVPLTLIAMVMIQFSLPSHERVERPEKVDLVGGVLLAVALGLAVIGLYNPQPDGKQILPSYGLPLVIGAVVVAALFLIWERFARTRLIEPAGVHFRPFLAALGASLFAGAALMVTLVDVELFGQGVLQMDETQAAGLLLWFLIALPIGAVLGGWIATRVGDRIMAFVGLLIAAYGYWLIHFWRQDVLSQKHNIFGLFSVPILHADLLVAGLGLGLVIGPLTSAALRVVPSAEHGIASAAVVVARMTGMLIGVAALTAWGLYRFNQIVAGLTAAIPANASLLERIAAQGTMYLKAFAMMYGDIFSATVVICILGALLGLLIGGRKEHAEEPEIAEPQAVSLGER